One Amaranthus tricolor cultivar Red isolate AtriRed21 chromosome 10, ASM2621246v1, whole genome shotgun sequence genomic window carries:
- the LOC130825777 gene encoding monothiol glutaredoxin-S11-like, whose amino-acid sequence MDKVKRVASENGVVIFSKSSCCLCYTVNILFLELGVTPVIYEVDKDPEGKEMEKAIMKHGYNPPVPSVFIGGECKGSTNEIMSLHLRGELIPMLRPYMGFN is encoded by the coding sequence ATGGATAAGGTGAAAAGAGTTGCTTCAGAAAATGGGGTTGTGATCTTTAGCAAGAGCTCATGTTGCTTATGTTACACTGTTAACATTTTGTTCTTAGAACTTGGTGTAACCCCAGTTATCTATGAAGTTGATAAGGATCCTGAAGGGAAGGAAATGGAGAAAGCTATAATGAAGCATGGGTATAATCCACCTGTTCCTTCAGTTTTCATTGGGGGGGAGTGTAAGGGGTCAACCAATGAGATTATGTCCCTTCATCTAAGGGGAGAACTTATCCCAATGCTTAGGCCTTACATGGGGTTTAACTAA